The stretch of DNA CTCCATTCATCAGAAGTAACATTTGAATAATCTTAGTCTTCGTATTCCCACCCTTTACAGTTTCAATGAGGAAAAGAACATCTATCAAAATAAACTAATCTTCCACAAAAAAAAGTAATCATTTGCTTCAAAATGTTCTCATTTTGCTGATTTACAAGGGCATAGCCTCCTTTAGTCCAGCCAATTAGGAAGTTCAACATTCAGCACATTTGACATGTATGATCaaacatgtggaaaaaaaaaagaaaggctAACCATACTCTCTCTGTATCCGAGTGAAGAAAACGTTTTAGTTCATAAATATCTAGATGACTGTAGCCCCCTAATTGCTTAACAGAGGAGAATGTTCATCATCCAATGGTTGTAGGACACTCATCATTCACAAATAATTTGCTCAGTATTTGTGTTCATCCATAGTGTCCGGTGCCCCTTCTCTATTACATGATCTAAAAGTAAGATATGCCCACTTCCTACTTTGAAGCAAATTCCCTGAAGATGGGACGGACTTCAAGCAACTCAACAAACTCGAGCCACATGATTCCAATAACAAATAACTTAATACAGGGTGTTCTATTCAAAACGAAGCAACAGAGCCAAACACAATCAGACACATGGATCCCTTTAATACGTGAAACTTTCGTTTTTTATCCACAGCAACAAAGATATCAATTAACCATTTCCTCAACATATCATACGCTAACATTTCAACTCTCAGTATCAGTCTTAAAGACAGGTCTATAATTTTCTCATATAATTCAAGCTCAATAATTTGTAGCACAAATCACAATTCAATCAATTTCCCTTCACTTTCAAATCAATGCAAAGAACCAAAACACTAACACAAACATCACCGTACATCCCAAACAATCAACAAAAAAATCTATTTCATATAGATCACAATTAGTAACCCGCTTGATACGAGCAACTATCAAAGATaatcatatacatacacacacaaaaatatatataagtgaaataaattaaagcagCAAACTTCAAACAAACTTTACCTGACTTTCTGAACGAGAATCATCTTGAGCTTGCGGGCAAGATCCTGTGCGCGAAGCCTGCGCTCCAAATTCTTTTTGGCCAAAACGCGCTTCTCGGAATTTTTGACGTGGGCAAGCTGTTCCTGCTTTATCATTCGCTCGATGCCGCTGGACTGCATCTTCCGCTGCATTAAGGTCAAAGCCTGATCTAAATTGCTGTTGTAAACCTTGACTCGGATGCCCCTGCACTGTTGCAGGTGATAACTCATGGAAAAGAAGGAGGTCCGCCGCATCGCCGCCGCCTGAATCATTGTATCGGCTGGAATTTGGGATTTGATTTGAGGGTTGTTTTGGAATGTCGGACTGGGTTAAATATCAAACTGGACCGCAGGGTTTGGGTGGGCCTCTTGTACTGCAAT from Salvia miltiorrhiza cultivar Shanhuang (shh) unplaced genomic scaffold, IMPLAD_Smil_shh fragScaff_scaffold_124_2:::fragment_4:::debris, whole genome shotgun sequence encodes:
- the LOC131002393 gene encoding uncharacterized protein LOC131002393, which translates into the protein MIQAAAMRRTSFFSMSYHLQQCRGIRVKVYNSNLDQALTLMQRKMQSSGIERMIKQEQLAHVKNSEKRVLAKKNLERRLRAQDLARKLKMILVQKVR